One Corythoichthys intestinalis isolate RoL2023-P3 chromosome 9, ASM3026506v1, whole genome shotgun sequence DNA window includes the following coding sequences:
- the idh3b gene encoding isocitrate dehydrogenase [NAD] subunit beta, mitochondrial isoform X2, protein MAAVMRSGLVTLIKGVSGVHWQQLATRPLSTSAVHLSSEVPPARADATFKVTMVPGDGVGPELMSAVKDVFKAGDVPVEFEEFHLSEVQNMASEEKLDQVLTSMKSNRVAIKGKIHTPMEFKGELASYEMRLRRKLDLFANVVHVNSLPGYTTRHNNLDLVIIREQTEGEYSSLEHESVTGVVECLKIITREKSRRIAKFAFDYATKKGRSKVTAVHKANIMKLGDGLFLQSCAEVAQLYPKVKYENIIIDNCCMQLVQNPYQFDVLVMPNLYGNIIDNLAAGLVGGAGVVPGESYSAEYAVFETGARHPFAQAVGRNIANPTAMLLSAANMLRHLNLDYHSQMVSDAVKKVIKQGKVRTGDLGGYATSDEFTRAVIANLAA, encoded by the exons ATGGCGGCTGTCATGAGAAGCGGGTTGGTAACATTGATCAAG GGTGTGAGTGGCGTTCATTGGCAGCAGCTTGCCACTCGACCACTGAGCACATCTGCTGTTCACTTAAGTTCAGAAGTGCCACCCGCTCGTGCTGATGCAACATTTAAGGTCACGATGGTTCCAGGAGATGGTGTTGGACCTGAGCTGATGTCTGCTGTCAAGGATGTGTTCAAA GCAGGAGATGTCCCTGTGGAATTTGAAGAGTTCCACTTGAGTGAAGTACAGAACATGGCCAGCGAGGAGAAGCTGGACCAAGTGTTGACCTCTATGAAGAGCAACAGAGTCGCAATTAAAG GAAAGATCCACACACCCATGGAGTTCAAAGGTGAATTGGCTTCATATGAGATGAGACTGAG GCGTAAATTGGACCTTTTTGCCAATGTGGTTCATGTGAATAGTCTGCCAGGCTATACCACGCGCCACAACAATCTGGACCTGGTTATCATCCGAGAACAGACTGAGGGAGAGTACAGCTCCTTGGAGCATGAG AGTGTGACAGGTGTGGTTGAATGTCTGAAAATCATAACCAGAGAGAAGTCGAGGCGTATTGCCAAGTTTGCCTTCGATTATGCTACAAAGAAAGGACGAAGCAAGGTCACTGCTGTTCACAAGGCCAATATCAT GAAGTTAGGTGATGGCCTTTTTCTGcagagctgcgcagaagtggcgCAGCTTTATCCAAAAGTAAAATATGAGAACATAATCATCGATAACTGTTGCATGCag TTAGTCCAGAACCCATACCAATTTGATGTGCTGGTAATGCCGAATCTGTATGGTAACATTATTGATAACCTGGCAGCAGGACTGGTGGGAGGGGCAGGTGTTGTGCCTGGTGAAAGCTACAGTGCAGAATATGCCGTATTTGAGACG GGTGCACGCCATCCCTTTGCCCAAGCAGTAGGCAGGAACATTGCCAACCCCACTGCCATGTTGCTGAGTGCTGCCAACATGCTCCGACACCTCAA CCTGGATTATCACTCCCAAATGGTGTCGGATGCTGTCAAAAAGgtcatcaaacaggggaag GTGCGCACTGGAGACCTTGGGGGTTATGCCACAAGCGACGAGTTCACACGAGCTGTCATCGCTAACCTGGCTGCCTAA
- the idh3b gene encoding isocitrate dehydrogenase [NAD] subunit beta, mitochondrial isoform X1, producing MAAVMRSGLVTLIKGVSGVHWQQLATRPLSTSAVHLSSEVPPARADATFKVTMVPGDGVGPELMSAVKDVFKAGDVPVEFEEFHLSEVQNMASEEKLDQVLTSMKSNRVAIKGKIHTPMEFKGELASYEMRLRRKLDLFANVVHVNSLPGYTTRHNNLDLVIIREQTEGEYSSLEHESVTGVVECLKIITREKSRRIAKFAFDYATKKGRSKVTAVHKANIMKLGDGLFLQSCAEVAQLYPKVKYENIIIDNCCMQLVQNPYQFDVLVMPNLYGNIIDNLAAGLVGGAGVVPGESYSAEYAVFETGARHPFAQAVGRNIANPTAMLLSAANMLRHLNLDYHSQMVSDAVKKVIKQGKVRTRDLGGYSTTGDFVRAVLESLRYRPI from the exons ATGGCGGCTGTCATGAGAAGCGGGTTGGTAACATTGATCAAG GGTGTGAGTGGCGTTCATTGGCAGCAGCTTGCCACTCGACCACTGAGCACATCTGCTGTTCACTTAAGTTCAGAAGTGCCACCCGCTCGTGCTGATGCAACATTTAAGGTCACGATGGTTCCAGGAGATGGTGTTGGACCTGAGCTGATGTCTGCTGTCAAGGATGTGTTCAAA GCAGGAGATGTCCCTGTGGAATTTGAAGAGTTCCACTTGAGTGAAGTACAGAACATGGCCAGCGAGGAGAAGCTGGACCAAGTGTTGACCTCTATGAAGAGCAACAGAGTCGCAATTAAAG GAAAGATCCACACACCCATGGAGTTCAAAGGTGAATTGGCTTCATATGAGATGAGACTGAG GCGTAAATTGGACCTTTTTGCCAATGTGGTTCATGTGAATAGTCTGCCAGGCTATACCACGCGCCACAACAATCTGGACCTGGTTATCATCCGAGAACAGACTGAGGGAGAGTACAGCTCCTTGGAGCATGAG AGTGTGACAGGTGTGGTTGAATGTCTGAAAATCATAACCAGAGAGAAGTCGAGGCGTATTGCCAAGTTTGCCTTCGATTATGCTACAAAGAAAGGACGAAGCAAGGTCACTGCTGTTCACAAGGCCAATATCAT GAAGTTAGGTGATGGCCTTTTTCTGcagagctgcgcagaagtggcgCAGCTTTATCCAAAAGTAAAATATGAGAACATAATCATCGATAACTGTTGCATGCag TTAGTCCAGAACCCATACCAATTTGATGTGCTGGTAATGCCGAATCTGTATGGTAACATTATTGATAACCTGGCAGCAGGACTGGTGGGAGGGGCAGGTGTTGTGCCTGGTGAAAGCTACAGTGCAGAATATGCCGTATTTGAGACG GGTGCACGCCATCCCTTTGCCCAAGCAGTAGGCAGGAACATTGCCAACCCCACTGCCATGTTGCTGAGTGCTGCCAACATGCTCCGACACCTCAA CCTGGATTATCACTCCCAAATGGTGTCGGATGCTGTCAAAAAGgtcatcaaacaggggaag GTACGGACACGAGACCTTGGCGGTTACAGTACCACGGGCGACTTTGTGCGTGCTGTTCTGGAAAGCCTGCGATACCGACCTATTTAG